A genome region from Chelonia mydas isolate rCheMyd1 chromosome 12, rCheMyd1.pri.v2, whole genome shotgun sequence includes the following:
- the BCAR1 gene encoding breast cancer anti-estrogen resistance protein 1 isoform X2 encodes MNYLNVLAKALYDNVSESPDELSFRKGDIMTVLERNTQGLDGWWLCSLHGRQGIVPGNRLKILVGMYDKKQQAGSGQGQAPSHQHVLHPAARPPGDSIYLIPALSKGQPGLYPGSAPGAPFPSPPAKQPLAYPKQPLPHTCQDIYQVPPSQSHAPDVSASPPQEIYQVPPAAGLGQDIYQVPPSLDVRSWEGPKPQGKVVVPTRVGQVYIYDSPKGEQDEYDIPRHLLASGPQEIYDVPPVRGVLTSQYSQEVYDTPPMAVKGPTSRELGQEIYDVPPSVEKALHQAPQTVYDVPPSVSKDVPDGPSREETYDVPPAFAKPKALDLPPPALPEDVYDVPPVAGKGAPEAPFPQEIYDVPPGLRKPVGPAQDVYDVPRELHASSLDAEGEYIYDVPPQVDREARAGDAKRLSASSTGSTRSNVSSSSLDVGPGKEAPKELGLDLDVAMELLTRLQHHISGSVSYLMSFISTGWRSPEQLELHAPSLRAAAEGIKGALRDLLEFARGAVGNAAQASDRALHAKLSKQLQKMEDVYQALLRHSQALDGCGWAPSALVSGKPGGTDDLDRLVMYSRGIPDDTKQLASFLHGNASLLFRRGKLPADSPDASLLLASHPPLAPVDKASSIQSRPLPSPPKFLAQDSPDGPYENSESGWMEDYDYVHLQLKQFERLEQEVTRPIDNDLASWTPPQHYAQVQGGSALCPSDRQLLLFYLEQCEANLTTLTNAVDAFFTAVGTNQPPKIFVAHSKFVILSAHKLVFIGDTLSRQARAQDVRHKVTHYSNLLCNMLKEIVVTTKAAALHYPSPSAAKDMVERVKDLANSTQQFRMVLGQLAAM; translated from the exons AATGTGCTGGCCAAGGCGCTGTACGACAACGTGTCCGAGTCCCCAGATGAGCTTTCCTTCCGGAAGGGCGACATCATGACAGTGCTGGAGCGCAACACGCAGGGCCTGGATGGCTGGTGGCTCTGCTCGCTGCACGGGCGCCAGGGCATTGTGCCCGGCAACCGCCTGAAGATCCTGGTGGGCATGTATGACAAGAAGCAGCAGGCAGGGTCTGGCCAAGGGCAAGCACCTTCCCACCAGCACGTGCTGCACCCCGCCGCCCGGCCGCCAGGGGACAGCATCTACCTGATCCCGGCCTTGAGCAAGGGACAGCCGGGCCTCTACCCGGGCTCTGCGCCAGGGGCGCCCTTCCCCTCACCTCCAGCCAAGCAGCCGCTGGCATATCCAAAGCAGCCGCTGCCCCACACCTGCCAGGATATCTACCAGGTGCCCCCGTCGCAGAGCCACGCCCCAGACGTCTCCGCCAGCCCCCCACAGGAGATCTACCAGGTGCCCCCGGCTGCGGGGCTGGGCCAGGACATCTACCAGGTGCCGCCGTCCTTGGACGTGAGGAGCTGGGAAGGGCCGAAGCCCCAGGGAAAG GTGGTGGTGCCCACTCGGGTGGGGCAGGTCTACATCTACGACTCACCCAAAGGCGAGCAGGACGAGTACGACATCCCACGGCACCTCCTCGCCTCCGGGCCCCAGGAGATCTACGATGTGCCCCCTGTCCGGGGGGTGCTCACCAGCCAGTACAGCCAGGAG GTCTACGACACCCCCCCAATGGCAGTGAAGGGCCCCACCAGCCGGGAGCTCGGCCAGGAGATCTACGACGTGCCGCCCAGCGTGGAGAAGGCCCTGCACCAGGCCCCCCAAACT GTGTATGACGTCCCCCCATCCGTGAGCAAGGACGTCCCGGACGGCCCCTCCCGAGAGGAGACCTACGACGTGCCCCCCGCCTTTGCCAAGCCAAAGGCGCTGGACCTACCTCCGCCAGCCCTGCCCGAGGACGTGTACGACGTGCCGCCGGTGGCAGGGAAGGGCGCCCCCGAGGCCCCCTTCCCGCAGGAGATCTACGATGTACCGCCCGGCCTGCGGAAGCCGGTGGGGCCTGCGCAGGACGTGTACGATGTGCCCCGGGAGCTGCACGCTAGCAGCCTGGACGCCGAGGGCGAGTACATCTACGACGTGCCACCGCAGGTGGACCGGGAGGCCAGGGCGGGCGATGCCAAACGCCTCTCGGCCTCCAGCACAGGGAGCACCCGCAGCAATGTCTCCAGCTCCTCGCTGGACGTGGGGCCGGGCAAGGAGGCGCCCAAGGAGCTGGGCCTGGACCTGGACGTGGCCATGGAGCTGTTGACCCGGCTCCAGCACCACATCAGCGGTTCCGTCTCCTACCTCATGTCCTTCATCAGCACCGGCTGGCGTAGCCCAGAGCAGCTGGAGCTCCATGCACCCAGCCTCCGGGCAGCAGCCGAGGGCATCAAGGGGGCACTGCGGGACCTGCTGGAGTTTGCCCGCGGGGCCGTGGGCAACGCGGCCCAGGCCTCCGACCGTGCCCTGCACGCCAAGCTCAGCAAGCAGCTGCAGAAGATGGAGGACGTGTACCAGGCCCTGCTGCGGCACAGCCAGGCGCTGGATGGCTGTGGCTGGGCCCCCAGCGCCCTAGTGTCCGGCAAGCCAGGCGGCACCGACGACCTGGACCGCCTGGTGATGTATTCGCGGGGCATCCCTGATGACACCAAGCAGCTGGCGTCCTTCCTTCATGGCAACGCCTCCCTGCTCTTCAGACGGGGTAAGCTGCCGGCGGACAGCCCGGACGCCAGCCTGCTCCTCGCCAGCCACCCCCCGCTGGCGCCCGTCGACAAGGCCAGCAGCATCCAGTCGCggcccctgccctccccgcccAAGTTCCTGGCGCAGGACTCGCCCGACGGGCCATACGAGAACAGCGAGAGCGGCTGGATGGAGGACTATGACTACGTGCACCTGCAG TTGAAGCAGTTTGAGCGGCTGGAGCAGGAGGTCACACGCCCCATCGACAACGACCTCGCCAGCTGGACACCGCCGCAGCACTATGCCCAGGTGCAGGGCGGCAGTGCCCTGTGCCCCTCCGACCGCCAGTTGCTCCTCTTCTACCTGGAGCAGTGCGAGGCCAACCTCACCACACTCACCAACGCCGTGGATGCCTTCTTCACCGCCGTGGGCACCAACCAGCCGCCCAAGATCTTCGTGGCCCACAGCAAGTTCGTCATCCTCAGCGCCCACAAGCTGGTGTTCATCGGCGACACCCTGTCGCGCCAGGCCCGGGCACAGGACGTGCGCCACAAGGTCACCCACTATAGCAACCTACTGTGCAACATGCTCAAGGAGATTGTGGTGACCACCAAGGCCGCCGCCCTCCACTACCCGTCCCCCTCTGCCGCCAAGGACATGGTGGAGCGGGTCAAAGACCTGGCCAACAGCACGCAGCAGTTCAGGATGGTGCTGGGGCAGCTGGCGGCCATGTGA
- the BCAR1 gene encoding breast cancer anti-estrogen resistance protein 1 isoform X1 encodes MNYLNVLAKALYDNVSESPDELSFRKGDIMTVLERNTQGLDGWWLCSLHGRQGIVPGNRLKILVGMYDKKQQAGSGQGQAPSHQHVLHPAARPPGDSIYLIPALSKGQPGLYPGSAPGAPFPSPPAKQPLAYPKQPLPHTCQDIYQVPPSQSHAPDVSASPPQEIYQVPPAAGLGQDIYQVPPSLDVRSWEGPKPQGKVVVPTRVGQVYIYDSPKGEQDEYDIPRHLLASGPQEIYDVPPVRGVLTSQYSQEVYDTPPMAVKGPTSRELGQEIYDVPPSVEKALHQAPQTVYDVPPSVSKDVPDGPSREETYDVPPAFAKPKALDLPPPALPEDVYDVPPVAGKGAPEAPFPQEIYDVPPGLRKPVGPAQDVYDVPRELHASSLDAEGEYIYDVPPQVDREARAGDAKRLSASSTGSTRSNVSSSSLDVGPGKEAPKELGLDLDVAMELLTRLQHHISGSVSYLMSFISTGWRSPEQLELHAPSLRAAAEGIKGALRDLLEFARGAVGNAAQASDRALHAKLSKQLQKMEDVYQALLRHSQALDGCGWAPSALVSGKPGGTDDLDRLVMYSRGIPDDTKQLASFLHGNASLLFRRGKLPADSPDASLLLASHPPLAPVDKASSIQSRPLPSPPKFLAQDSPDGPYENSESGWMEDYDYVHLQGKEEFEKTQKELLEKGNIMRQGKGQLEQQQLKQFERLEQEVTRPIDNDLASWTPPQHYAQVQGGSALCPSDRQLLLFYLEQCEANLTTLTNAVDAFFTAVGTNQPPKIFVAHSKFVILSAHKLVFIGDTLSRQARAQDVRHKVTHYSNLLCNMLKEIVVTTKAAALHYPSPSAAKDMVERVKDLANSTQQFRMVLGQLAAM; translated from the exons AATGTGCTGGCCAAGGCGCTGTACGACAACGTGTCCGAGTCCCCAGATGAGCTTTCCTTCCGGAAGGGCGACATCATGACAGTGCTGGAGCGCAACACGCAGGGCCTGGATGGCTGGTGGCTCTGCTCGCTGCACGGGCGCCAGGGCATTGTGCCCGGCAACCGCCTGAAGATCCTGGTGGGCATGTATGACAAGAAGCAGCAGGCAGGGTCTGGCCAAGGGCAAGCACCTTCCCACCAGCACGTGCTGCACCCCGCCGCCCGGCCGCCAGGGGACAGCATCTACCTGATCCCGGCCTTGAGCAAGGGACAGCCGGGCCTCTACCCGGGCTCTGCGCCAGGGGCGCCCTTCCCCTCACCTCCAGCCAAGCAGCCGCTGGCATATCCAAAGCAGCCGCTGCCCCACACCTGCCAGGATATCTACCAGGTGCCCCCGTCGCAGAGCCACGCCCCAGACGTCTCCGCCAGCCCCCCACAGGAGATCTACCAGGTGCCCCCGGCTGCGGGGCTGGGCCAGGACATCTACCAGGTGCCGCCGTCCTTGGACGTGAGGAGCTGGGAAGGGCCGAAGCCCCAGGGAAAG GTGGTGGTGCCCACTCGGGTGGGGCAGGTCTACATCTACGACTCACCCAAAGGCGAGCAGGACGAGTACGACATCCCACGGCACCTCCTCGCCTCCGGGCCCCAGGAGATCTACGATGTGCCCCCTGTCCGGGGGGTGCTCACCAGCCAGTACAGCCAGGAG GTCTACGACACCCCCCCAATGGCAGTGAAGGGCCCCACCAGCCGGGAGCTCGGCCAGGAGATCTACGACGTGCCGCCCAGCGTGGAGAAGGCCCTGCACCAGGCCCCCCAAACT GTGTATGACGTCCCCCCATCCGTGAGCAAGGACGTCCCGGACGGCCCCTCCCGAGAGGAGACCTACGACGTGCCCCCCGCCTTTGCCAAGCCAAAGGCGCTGGACCTACCTCCGCCAGCCCTGCCCGAGGACGTGTACGACGTGCCGCCGGTGGCAGGGAAGGGCGCCCCCGAGGCCCCCTTCCCGCAGGAGATCTACGATGTACCGCCCGGCCTGCGGAAGCCGGTGGGGCCTGCGCAGGACGTGTACGATGTGCCCCGGGAGCTGCACGCTAGCAGCCTGGACGCCGAGGGCGAGTACATCTACGACGTGCCACCGCAGGTGGACCGGGAGGCCAGGGCGGGCGATGCCAAACGCCTCTCGGCCTCCAGCACAGGGAGCACCCGCAGCAATGTCTCCAGCTCCTCGCTGGACGTGGGGCCGGGCAAGGAGGCGCCCAAGGAGCTGGGCCTGGACCTGGACGTGGCCATGGAGCTGTTGACCCGGCTCCAGCACCACATCAGCGGTTCCGTCTCCTACCTCATGTCCTTCATCAGCACCGGCTGGCGTAGCCCAGAGCAGCTGGAGCTCCATGCACCCAGCCTCCGGGCAGCAGCCGAGGGCATCAAGGGGGCACTGCGGGACCTGCTGGAGTTTGCCCGCGGGGCCGTGGGCAACGCGGCCCAGGCCTCCGACCGTGCCCTGCACGCCAAGCTCAGCAAGCAGCTGCAGAAGATGGAGGACGTGTACCAGGCCCTGCTGCGGCACAGCCAGGCGCTGGATGGCTGTGGCTGGGCCCCCAGCGCCCTAGTGTCCGGCAAGCCAGGCGGCACCGACGACCTGGACCGCCTGGTGATGTATTCGCGGGGCATCCCTGATGACACCAAGCAGCTGGCGTCCTTCCTTCATGGCAACGCCTCCCTGCTCTTCAGACGGGGTAAGCTGCCGGCGGACAGCCCGGACGCCAGCCTGCTCCTCGCCAGCCACCCCCCGCTGGCGCCCGTCGACAAGGCCAGCAGCATCCAGTCGCggcccctgccctccccgcccAAGTTCCTGGCGCAGGACTCGCCCGACGGGCCATACGAGAACAGCGAGAGCGGCTGGATGGAGGACTATGACTACGTGCACCTGCAG GGCAAGGAGGAGTTTGAGAAAACCCAGAAGGAGCTGCTGGAAAAAGGCAACATCATGCGGCAGGGCaaggggcagctggagcagcagcag TTGAAGCAGTTTGAGCGGCTGGAGCAGGAGGTCACACGCCCCATCGACAACGACCTCGCCAGCTGGACACCGCCGCAGCACTATGCCCAGGTGCAGGGCGGCAGTGCCCTGTGCCCCTCCGACCGCCAGTTGCTCCTCTTCTACCTGGAGCAGTGCGAGGCCAACCTCACCACACTCACCAACGCCGTGGATGCCTTCTTCACCGCCGTGGGCACCAACCAGCCGCCCAAGATCTTCGTGGCCCACAGCAAGTTCGTCATCCTCAGCGCCCACAAGCTGGTGTTCATCGGCGACACCCTGTCGCGCCAGGCCCGGGCACAGGACGTGCGCCACAAGGTCACCCACTATAGCAACCTACTGTGCAACATGCTCAAGGAGATTGTGGTGACCACCAAGGCCGCCGCCCTCCACTACCCGTCCCCCTCTGCCGCCAAGGACATGGTGGAGCGGGTCAAAGACCTGGCCAACAGCACGCAGCAGTTCAGGATGGTGCTGGGGCAGCTGGCGGCCATGTGA